The Patescibacteria group bacterium nucleotide sequence TATGTTGTAAATAAATTTCAAAGATTTAGTTTATGGTCTCAAATTTAAGTTAGTTTATGATATATTTCATTCATCAATAACCTCAATGAGATTTAGTTTTGCGTTACATTTTGGACACACTTCGATAGTCATATTTTTATTTAGCGAAAAACCACAGGAATAGCAATAATTCATCATCAATCTAAATCCTTCAGAATTTCTAATAAAATTTCTTGTACTTTTTTTAAAAAATATAGCCCCCGCTACAGCAGCTACTACTGCAAAAAATAATAAAAACCAAGTGCTTGCAATTGCTGGGGTTGTTTCTCGACAATGAAGCAAAAATTTAATTAGACTGCACGCTAAAAGAATTACTGTAACTATTCCTGCGATGTAACTACCTATTTTCATTTTATTTAAATATCGCATCAACTCCTACCTCATAATTTTTTATATTTATTCATTTTTTTATTATTATAAATTGAGTAAGATAAGTTTTTTTCGTTTTTCCAATTTAATAGTTTTTCTAGAGGGAACTCACAAAAACAGGACAGTTTAGTTGATTTTCCAATAATAACTGCGTTGTTTCTATGGTTCTAAATCCAAATTTCACTCTATATAGATCCTTAATCTTCCTCACTTGAGGCTCAGGTGTGACCCGCGAAATTTTTGAATATTTTTTATATTTCTTCGCGGAATAGAGAGGCAGAAAATTGAAAATCTTATCTACATTCTTTTTCAAGGTTTTTATCGCATGTTTTAATTCCGAATGCGCCCCCTCCCATAATTCAATATCTTCAATTATGAAGCGGGTCAATTTTTCGGGGGGATCATGGTAAATATTAGATATGCGCATGGATAATTTTCTATACTTACAGAATTCAGGATATTTCTTCAAGTACTTCGCTAAGAATCTAGATTCATGGTTGGATAAATTCTCAGGGCGCTTTAAAAGTAAAGATTTCACCTTGTTGAAATCTCGGTTTGTACACTCTAATTTCCGTCTAAATTGGCGCATGACCAACGAGAGTGCGCCTTTCACTTTTTGGCGATAATATTTCAGATTCTTTTCTGTTAAACCATTTTTAGGCAGTCTATTCATTAAATCTTCGCGTAATTGTTTTGAAAAATTCGTGCCATGTTGGACCAACTTTTCAAGAATGGTATCTAGGCAGGTTTCAAACCTGTTCAATTGATCCGTCTTAAATAATTCCGTGACTAACTTATAAAAATACTGGAACTGAGATACTATTGTGTTTTTGAACTTGAAATCAATTGCATCCCCTTGCCATATATGCTGTTTTATAGCTTGATAAAGTTTCTTAATTTCTTTTATCACGTCTTTGAATCTTATTCTCGAAATCTGATTTAATTCCTTAAGAATCCCTCGATTAACGAGTTGTACCGTATGAAATCCACACCTGATGATGATTGCATTCGGAAATATTTTTTTAAGGGCTAATTCCCAAGCTGGCTTGTAATCTACGATGATAAACGCGGGGTCCAGTGATAAATCATCACGTAAAATGATTAAAAATTCGGTGATTTCGGGTTCGTTTTCGCCTCGTCCCAGATAGCAAGCAAGGTTCCGTCGGATAATGTTGTCAGTCGCAAGCAAGACACCTGCTTTTTTTTAACATGAGGTATTTTAGTCCCATCATCTTCCTCGAGCGCTAAAGCCGGGAATGTACCATCAAGGGCGAGAACCCCGCTATTGAGCTCAATATTTTCTTTAAATGTCCTATCATTTTTCTTACAATAGTCCTTGCCATACTTTCTGATCCAACTCAGGATAGTTTCGCGTTTGAGCATTACAGAATATAGTTTTTCCATTAATCTTCTAACCATATCTCCTGAATTCCCAAAATCAAAGTAAAGCGTGAGTACCGTGTCCAATACATCACCGGAAACGGAGAGCCCAGGCACAATGCCCGCTCTTTGGAATGGAAAAATTTTACCACATGAGTTGCACTGGAGATGAATACTCTCGAATTCCAGAAACTTTTGGAGGTTTTTAGTCCCAAGATCGGGAATTGTACGCCATCTGGAGTGAGATATCTTAAGCTTATCAGATTTACAACAAGGACAATTAAGAGTTTGGAGATTAGGACCCG carries:
- a CDS encoding transposase is translated as MLATDNIIRRNLACYLGRGENEPEITEFLIILRDDLSLDPAFIIVDYKPAWELALKKIFPNAIIIRCGFHTVQLVNRGILKELNQISRIRFKDVIKEIKKLYQAIKQHIWQGDAIDFKFKNTIVSQFQYFYKLVTELFKTDQLNRFETCLDTILEKLVQHGTNFSKQLREDLMNRLPKNGLTEKNLKYYRQKVKGALSLVMRQFRRKLECTNRDFNKVKSLLLKRPENLSNHESRFLAKYLKKYPEFCKYRKLSMRISNIYHDPPEKLTRFIIEDIELWEGAHSELKHAIKTLKKNVDKIFNFLPLYSAKKYKKYSKISRVTPEPQVRKIKDLYRVKFGFRTIETTQLLLENQLNCPVFVSSL